A single window of Cellulomonas sp. NTE-D12 DNA harbors:
- the dapB gene encoding 4-hydroxy-tetrahydrodipicolinate reductase, whose translation MTDEIRVAVLGAHGRMGSTVSQAVDAAPDLQLVAQVDADGDLTAVSHAGAQVAVDFTVPSVTEQNVHALIDRGVHVVVGTTGWTDEALDRVRDHLVHAPGIGVLVAPNFALGAVLAESFAAQAARWFESVEVVELHHPDKVDAPSGTARATARAIAAARAAAGRGPVPDATTQSLDGARGAEVEGIHVHAVRLRGLTAHQEVLLGNPGEQLTIRHDSFDRTSFMPGVLLGVRRVGSLPGLTVGLAPLLGLGTP comes from the coding sequence GTGACCGACGAGATCCGGGTAGCCGTGCTCGGCGCCCACGGGCGCATGGGGTCGACCGTCTCGCAGGCGGTGGACGCCGCACCGGACCTGCAGCTGGTGGCGCAGGTCGACGCCGACGGTGACCTCACCGCCGTGTCGCACGCCGGTGCCCAGGTAGCCGTCGACTTCACCGTCCCGAGCGTCACCGAGCAGAACGTGCACGCGTTGATCGACCGCGGCGTGCACGTCGTCGTCGGGACGACGGGCTGGACCGACGAGGCGCTCGACCGGGTGCGCGACCACCTGGTGCACGCCCCGGGCATCGGCGTCCTCGTGGCCCCCAACTTCGCACTCGGCGCCGTGCTCGCCGAATCGTTCGCCGCCCAGGCTGCGCGCTGGTTCGAGTCGGTCGAGGTGGTCGAGCTGCATCACCCCGACAAGGTCGACGCACCGTCCGGTACCGCACGTGCCACGGCGCGAGCCATCGCCGCTGCACGTGCCGCCGCTGGCCGAGGTCCCGTCCCGGACGCCACGACGCAGTCGCTCGACGGTGCGCGCGGCGCCGAGGTCGAGGGGATCCATGTGCACGCCGTCCGGCTGCGCGGGCTCACCGCGCACCAGGAGGTGCTGCTCGGCAACCCGGGGGAGCAGCTGACCATCCGCCACGACTCGTTCGACCGCACCAGCTTCATGCCCGGGGTGCTGCTCGGTGTCCGCCGTGTGGGCAGCCTCCCCGGGCTGACCGTCGGGCTGGCGCCGTTGCTCGGCCTGGGCACGCCGTGA
- a CDS encoding polyribonucleotide nucleotidyltransferase, producing the protein MEGPEIQFAEAVIDNGKFGKRTVRFETGRLAKQAAGSAVAYLDDQTMLLSATTAGKHPKDQFDFFPLTVDVEERQYAAGKIPGSFFRREGRPSTEAILACRLIDRPLRPLFVKGLRNEVQVVVTVLALHPDDAYDVLAINAASISTQLSGLPFSGPVAATRIALVDGQWVAFPRYTERERATFDMVVAGRIVGDDVAIAMIEAEAPEATWGLVHGGGGTVPTEEVVAEGLEAAKPFLRSLCLAQAELAARAAKETQVFPVFPEYQPDAYAAVETAATARLGEALSIADKQTRENRLDEIKAEIQAELAEGFEGREKEISAAYRSVQKKLIRQRILTDGFRIDGRGLRDIRTLSAEVEVLPRVHGSALFERGETQILGVTTLNMLRMEQQLDTLSPETRKRYMHHYNFPPFSTGETGRVGSPKRREIGHGALAERALVPVLPSREEFPYAIRQVSEALGSNGSTSMGSVCASTLSLLNAGVPLRAPVAGIAMGLVSDTVDGQTRYAALTDILGAEDAFGDMDFKVAGTREFVTAIQLDTKLDGIPASVLAGALTQAKEARLAILDVIAEAIDTPDEMSPFAPRVITVKVPVDKIGEVIGPKGKMINQIQEETGADISIEDDGTVYIGATDGPSAEAARAAINAIANPHMPEVGERFVGTVVKTTTFGAFVSLSPGKDGLLHISQIRKLVGGKRVENVEDVLAVGQKVQVEIGEIDPRGKLSLHAVVDEEAAAPAAGSEETGTDATDAAPANA; encoded by the coding sequence GTGGAGGGTCCCGAGATCCAGTTCGCCGAGGCCGTCATCGACAACGGCAAGTTCGGCAAGCGCACCGTCCGCTTCGAGACGGGCCGCCTGGCCAAGCAGGCCGCCGGCTCCGCCGTCGCCTACCTGGACGACCAGACGATGCTGCTGTCGGCCACGACGGCCGGCAAGCACCCCAAGGACCAGTTCGACTTCTTCCCGCTGACGGTCGACGTCGAGGAGCGGCAGTACGCCGCCGGCAAGATCCCCGGCTCGTTCTTCCGCCGCGAGGGCCGTCCCTCGACCGAGGCGATCCTGGCCTGCCGCCTGATCGACCGCCCGCTGCGCCCGCTGTTCGTCAAGGGCCTGCGCAACGAGGTCCAGGTGGTCGTCACCGTCCTCGCGCTGCACCCGGACGACGCGTACGACGTCCTGGCGATCAACGCCGCGTCGATCTCCACCCAGCTGTCCGGCCTGCCGTTCTCCGGCCCGGTCGCCGCGACCCGCATCGCGCTGGTCGACGGTCAGTGGGTCGCCTTCCCGCGGTACACGGAGCGCGAGCGCGCCACGTTCGACATGGTCGTGGCCGGCCGCATCGTCGGTGACGACGTCGCGATCGCGATGATCGAGGCCGAGGCGCCCGAGGCGACCTGGGGCCTGGTGCACGGCGGCGGTGGCACGGTGCCGACCGAGGAGGTCGTCGCCGAGGGCCTCGAGGCCGCCAAGCCGTTCCTGCGGTCCCTGTGCCTCGCGCAGGCGGAGCTCGCCGCGCGTGCGGCCAAGGAGACGCAGGTCTTCCCGGTCTTCCCGGAGTACCAGCCGGACGCCTACGCCGCCGTGGAGACCGCCGCGACCGCACGTCTCGGCGAGGCACTGTCCATCGCGGACAAGCAGACGCGCGAGAACCGTCTCGACGAGATCAAGGCGGAGATCCAGGCCGAGCTGGCCGAGGGGTTCGAGGGCCGCGAGAAGGAGATCTCCGCGGCCTACCGCTCGGTGCAGAAGAAGCTGATCCGTCAGCGCATCCTCACCGACGGCTTCCGCATCGACGGCCGCGGTCTGCGGGACATCCGCACGCTGTCCGCCGAGGTCGAGGTGCTGCCCCGCGTGCACGGCTCGGCGCTGTTCGAGCGCGGCGAGACGCAGATCCTCGGCGTCACCACGCTGAACATGCTCCGCATGGAGCAGCAGCTGGACACGCTGTCGCCGGAGACGCGCAAGCGGTACATGCACCACTACAACTTCCCGCCGTTCTCCACCGGTGAGACGGGCCGCGTCGGCTCGCCGAAGCGCCGCGAGATCGGTCACGGCGCCCTGGCGGAGCGGGCCCTCGTGCCCGTCCTGCCGAGCCGCGAGGAGTTCCCCTACGCGATCCGCCAGGTGTCCGAGGCTCTCGGCTCCAACGGCTCGACGTCCATGGGCTCGGTCTGCGCCTCGACGCTGTCGCTGCTGAACGCCGGTGTGCCGCTGCGCGCGCCGGTCGCCGGCATCGCGATGGGTCTCGTGTCCGACACGGTCGACGGGCAGACGCGGTACGCCGCACTGACCGACATCCTCGGTGCCGAGGACGCGTTCGGCGACATGGACTTCAAGGTGGCCGGTACGCGGGAGTTCGTCACCGCGATCCAGCTGGACACCAAGCTCGACGGCATCCCGGCGAGCGTCCTGGCCGGCGCGCTGACGCAGGCCAAGGAGGCGCGCCTCGCGATCCTCGACGTCATCGCCGAGGCGATCGACACGCCGGACGAGATGAGCCCGTTCGCGCCGCGCGTCATCACGGTGAAGGTGCCGGTCGACAAGATCGGCGAGGTCATCGGCCCGAAGGGCAAGATGATCAACCAGATCCAGGAGGAGACCGGCGCCGACATCTCGATCGAGGACGACGGCACGGTCTACATCGGCGCCACCGACGGTCCGTCGGCGGAGGCCGCGCGGGCGGCGATCAACGCGATCGCCAACCCGCACATGCCCGAGGTGGGTGAGCGCTTCGTCGGCACGGTCGTCAAGACCACGACGTTCGGTGCCTTCGTCTCGCTGTCGCCGGGCAAGGACGGGCTGCTGCACATCTCGCAGATCCGCAAGCTGGTGGGCGGCAAGCGGGTCGAGAACGTCGAGGACGTCCTCGCCGTGGGCCAGAAGGTCCAGGTGGAGATCGGCGAGATCGACCCGCGCGGCAAGCTCTCGCTGCACGCGGTGGTCGACGAGGAGGCGGCGGCCCCGGCGGCCGGCTCCGAGGAGACCGGCACCGACGCCACCGACGCGGCGCCTGCGAACGCCTGA
- a CDS encoding NAD-dependent succinate-semialdehyde dehydrogenase: protein MTASSSSPPTAGTALPADLPTGLLIGGEWRAAGSGGTFAVHDPATTDVLAEVSDAGEQDALDALTAADAAFREWRSVAPRDRSELLRAVFEAITARTDEIAAVITAEGGKPLAESRAEVAYAADYVRWFAEQAVRMEGLARRAPAGTHYQLVLRKPVGPALLITPWNFPIAMIARKLAPALAAGCSVVVKPAQLTPLTTALVAEIVRAELAARRLPTGVVNVVPSSSASRISRPLLADPRLRKLSFTGSTEVGASLLKQAADGILRTSMELGGNAPFLVFDDADLDAAVEGAVAAKMRNSGQTCVAANRFLVQEGVAEEFTARLTEAFGRLVVGPGDRPGTTVGPLIQQSAVDRVTEVVQQADDAGAQVRVGGMRPEGRGWFYLPTVLDGVTPDMRVVTEEVFGPVAPVLRFGSEDEGVDLANATPFGLVAYAYTRDVGRVMRLTESIDAGMLGVNRGMVSDASAPFGGVKHSGLGREGGEAGIEEYVDPMYVAL, encoded by the coding sequence ATGACCGCCTCGTCGTCCTCACCGCCCACCGCTGGGACCGCACTGCCGGCCGACCTGCCGACCGGGCTGCTGATCGGTGGCGAGTGGCGGGCCGCCGGCTCGGGCGGCACGTTCGCCGTCCACGACCCCGCGACGACCGACGTGCTGGCGGAGGTGTCCGACGCCGGCGAGCAGGACGCCCTCGACGCCCTGACCGCCGCCGACGCGGCCTTCCGGGAGTGGCGGAGCGTCGCGCCCCGCGACCGCAGCGAGCTGCTGCGGGCGGTGTTCGAGGCGATCACGGCCCGGACCGACGAGATCGCCGCGGTGATCACCGCGGAGGGCGGCAAGCCCCTGGCCGAGTCCCGCGCCGAGGTGGCCTACGCCGCGGACTACGTCCGGTGGTTCGCCGAGCAGGCGGTGCGGATGGAGGGCCTGGCGCGGCGCGCGCCCGCCGGCACGCACTACCAGCTGGTGCTGCGCAAGCCGGTCGGTCCGGCACTGCTGATCACGCCGTGGAACTTCCCGATCGCGATGATCGCCCGCAAGCTCGCGCCGGCACTCGCCGCCGGCTGCAGCGTGGTGGTGAAGCCGGCACAGCTGACGCCGCTGACCACCGCCCTGGTCGCGGAGATCGTGCGGGCCGAGCTGGCGGCCCGCCGCCTGCCGACCGGGGTGGTCAACGTGGTGCCGTCGTCGTCCGCCTCCCGGATCTCCCGACCGCTGCTCGCGGACCCACGCCTGCGCAAGCTGTCCTTCACCGGCTCGACGGAGGTCGGCGCATCGCTGCTGAAGCAGGCGGCGGACGGCATCCTGCGCACGTCGATGGAGCTCGGCGGCAACGCGCCGTTCCTCGTCTTCGACGACGCCGACCTCGACGCGGCCGTCGAGGGCGCCGTGGCCGCGAAGATGCGCAACTCCGGCCAGACGTGCGTCGCGGCCAACCGGTTCCTGGTGCAGGAAGGGGTCGCCGAGGAGTTCACCGCGAGGCTGACGGAGGCGTTCGGCCGGCTCGTCGTCGGACCCGGCGACCGACCGGGCACCACGGTGGGCCCGCTGATCCAGCAGAGCGCCGTCGACCGGGTGACCGAGGTGGTGCAGCAGGCGGACGACGCGGGTGCACAGGTGCGCGTCGGCGGCATGCGGCCCGAGGGGCGCGGCTGGTTCTACCTGCCGACGGTCCTGGACGGTGTGACGCCGGACATGCGGGTGGTCACCGAGGAGGTGTTCGGCCCCGTCGCCCCGGTGCTGCGGTTCGGGTCGGAGGACGAGGGCGTAGACCTCGCCAACGCGACTCCGTTCGGCCTGGTCGCGTACGCGTACACCCGTGACGTCGGCCGGGTGATGCGCCTCACCGAGAGCATCGACGCCGGCATGCTCGGGGTGAACCGCGGCATGGTCTCGGACGCGTCGGCGCCGTTCGGCGGGGTGAAGCACTCCGGCCTCGGCCGCGAGGGCGGCGAGGCCGGCATCGAGGAGTACGTCGACCCCATGTACGTGGCGCTGTGA
- the rpsO gene encoding 30S ribosomal protein S15, whose product MALDTATKQSIMTEYATHEGDTGSPEVQIAVLTQRIKDLTEHLKEHKHDHHSRRGLLLLVGRRRRLLGYLQKIDIERYRSLIERLGLRR is encoded by the coding sequence TTGGCCCTCGACACTGCCACCAAGCAGTCGATCATGACCGAGTACGCGACCCACGAGGGTGACACCGGTTCGCCGGAGGTCCAGATCGCGGTGCTCACGCAGCGCATCAAGGACCTGACCGAGCACCTCAAGGAGCACAAGCACGACCACCACTCCCGTCGTGGTCTGCTGCTGCTCGTCGGGCGCCGTCGTCGGCTGCTCGGCTACCTGCAGAAGATCGACATCGAGCGCTACCGCAGCCTGATCGAGCGGCTCGGCCTGCGCCGTTGA
- a CDS encoding bifunctional riboflavin kinase/FAD synthetase: protein MQVWTELGEVPADFGPSVVTIGNFDGVHRGHAGVLQRLASDAHAAGLRSVAVTFTPHPAQVHRPQTAPPRLTGDADRLELLGETGLDAVLLITYTLDFARQSPEEFVRRYLVEGLHARTVVVGRDVRFGRDNGGDLAAMTRLGRGYGFDVEVVEDVTADPSVGDGHSADPLRRRWSSTWVRELLAEGDVRQAARVLGRPHRIRGLVVHGDARGRELGFPTANLAPDATGMVPADGVYAGWLRRLAHADGTPVSPDDPDRVLPAAVSIGTNPTFDGVVRRVEAYVLDRTDLDLYGEEVAVELVERLRPTLRFASVDELLERMGQDVARVREVLAGAADPGVRVLPGG from the coding sequence GTGCAGGTCTGGACGGAGCTGGGCGAGGTGCCGGCGGACTTCGGCCCGAGCGTGGTCACCATCGGCAACTTCGACGGTGTCCACCGTGGGCACGCGGGTGTGCTGCAGCGTCTGGCGTCGGACGCGCACGCCGCGGGCCTGCGCTCGGTCGCCGTCACGTTCACGCCGCACCCCGCCCAGGTGCACCGGCCGCAGACCGCGCCGCCCCGCCTGACGGGCGACGCCGACCGGTTGGAGCTGCTGGGGGAGACGGGCCTGGACGCCGTGCTGCTCATCACGTACACGCTGGACTTCGCCCGGCAGTCGCCCGAGGAGTTCGTCCGGCGCTACCTGGTGGAGGGGCTGCATGCCAGGACCGTCGTCGTCGGGCGTGACGTGCGCTTCGGCCGGGACAACGGCGGGGACCTGGCGGCGATGACGCGGCTGGGCCGGGGCTACGGGTTCGACGTCGAGGTCGTGGAGGACGTCACGGCGGACCCCAGCGTGGGCGACGGCCACAGCGCCGACCCGTTGCGCCGACGGTGGTCGTCCACCTGGGTGCGGGAGCTGCTCGCCGAGGGCGACGTGCGGCAGGCGGCGCGCGTGCTCGGGCGGCCGCACCGCATCCGAGGGCTGGTGGTGCACGGCGACGCCCGCGGCCGGGAGCTGGGCTTCCCCACGGCGAACCTGGCGCCGGACGCGACCGGCATGGTGCCGGCCGACGGCGTGTACGCCGGCTGGCTGCGCCGGTTGGCCCACGCCGACGGCACCCCCGTGTCGCCCGACGACCCGGACCGCGTGCTGCCTGCCGCGGTGTCGATCGGGACCAACCCGACGTTCGACGGCGTGGTGCGCCGCGTCGAGGCCTACGTCCTGGACCGCACGGACCTCGACCTGTACGGCGAGGAGGTGGCCGTGGAGCTGGTGGAACGCCTCCGCCCGACGTTGCGGTTCGCGTCGGTCGACGAGCTCCTGGAGCGCATGGGGCAGGACGTGGCGCGGGTGCGCGAGGTGCTCGCCGGCGCCGCCGACCCCGGCGTACGGGTCCTGCCCGGCGGCTGA
- a CDS encoding pitrilysin family protein: protein MPLDLPLVASGQPGAEQSAGQDGDALVRRSVLPGGVRVLTEHMPGLRSATVGAWVGVGSRDETSGHFGSTHFLEHLLFKGTERRTAMDIAEAFDAVGGEANAATGKEHTSYYARVLDDDLPMAVDVIADMVTSARLDTDELETERGVILEELAMNDDDPSDVVHEQFATAVFGSHALGRPIGGTPQTIRDVPRDAVWEHYRQHYRPATLVVTAAGGVDHDALCQQVLRALPAGGWSLDDHAVPVGRRVGGDRLLAGELGIPSDGTELTVRRPTEQANVIVGGLCLTATDDRRFALTVLNAVLGGGMSSRLFQEIREKRGLAYSTYSFSSGHAETGLFGLYAGCTPAKVDEVTSLLVLELEKLAQDPITPAELRRSIGQVSGGLVLGMEDTGSRMSRLGRAELVHGELLSTDESLERIRAVTAVDIQSLAVLLAAQPRSVVRVGPFGD, encoded by the coding sequence GTGCCGCTGGACCTCCCGCTCGTCGCCTCCGGTCAGCCGGGGGCGGAGCAGTCCGCCGGGCAGGACGGCGACGCACTCGTGCGTCGTTCCGTCCTGCCCGGCGGGGTCCGGGTGCTGACCGAGCACATGCCCGGTCTGCGCTCGGCGACGGTCGGCGCCTGGGTGGGCGTCGGATCGCGCGACGAGACCAGCGGGCACTTCGGCTCGACGCACTTCCTCGAGCACCTGCTGTTCAAGGGCACGGAGCGCCGCACCGCGATGGACATCGCGGAGGCGTTCGACGCCGTCGGTGGCGAGGCCAACGCCGCCACCGGCAAGGAGCACACCTCGTACTACGCGCGGGTGCTCGACGACGACCTGCCGATGGCGGTCGACGTCATCGCCGACATGGTCACGTCCGCCCGTCTGGACACGGACGAGCTGGAGACCGAGCGCGGGGTGATCCTCGAAGAGCTCGCGATGAACGACGACGACCCGAGCGACGTGGTGCACGAGCAGTTCGCCACGGCGGTCTTCGGGTCGCACGCGCTCGGCCGACCCATCGGAGGCACGCCGCAGACCATCCGCGACGTCCCGAGGGACGCCGTGTGGGAGCACTATCGCCAGCACTACCGGCCGGCGACCCTGGTAGTCACCGCAGCGGGCGGTGTGGACCACGACGCGTTGTGCCAGCAGGTGCTGCGCGCACTGCCGGCCGGTGGTTGGTCGCTGGACGACCACGCCGTGCCCGTCGGGCGTCGCGTCGGTGGTGACCGCCTCCTCGCAGGCGAGCTCGGCATCCCGTCGGACGGCACGGAGCTGACGGTCCGTCGACCCACCGAGCAGGCGAACGTCATCGTCGGCGGCCTGTGCCTGACCGCCACGGACGACCGCCGATTCGCCCTCACCGTGCTGAACGCCGTGCTCGGCGGCGGCATGTCGTCCCGCCTGTTCCAGGAGATCCGCGAGAAGCGGGGGCTGGCGTACTCGACGTACTCGTTCTCGTCCGGCCACGCGGAGACCGGGCTGTTCGGCCTGTACGCCGGGTGCACGCCGGCCAAGGTCGACGAGGTGACCTCGCTCCTGGTCCTCGAGCTGGAGAAGCTGGCACAGGACCCGATCACGCCGGCCGAGCTCCGGCGGTCCATCGGACAGGTGTCCGGCGGCCTGGTCCTCGGCATGGAGGACACGGGCTCCCGGATGAGCCGGCTCGGCCGCGCGGAGCTGGTGCACGGGGAGCTGCTCAGCACGGACGAGTCGCTCGAGCGGATCCGCGCGGTGACCGCCGTGGACATCCAGTCGCTGGCCGTCCTGCTGGCGGCGCAGCCGCGCAGCGTCGTCCGCGTCGGCCCGTTCGGCGACTGA
- a CDS encoding GNAT family N-acetyltransferase: MNGHHADGAHADGAHADVSVRPAVAGDEREVARIQLAAWRSAHAATLGQEVLESFDEGAFVERWAQAVRMPPAPGYRVLVACAGPRVVGFAAVAPVPPPREEPLAAPGGVILALEVDPPEQRAGHGSRLLAAAVDLLRGDGADQVQTWVIDGDEARDRFLAGAGMGPDGAVRDLSSGEGPGGEAFVVRERRWYASI; encoded by the coding sequence GTGAACGGCCACCACGCGGACGGCGCGCACGCGGACGGTGCGCACGCCGACGTCTCGGTCCGGCCGGCCGTCGCCGGCGACGAGCGCGAGGTGGCCCGCATCCAGCTCGCCGCCTGGCGGTCGGCGCACGCGGCGACCCTCGGGCAGGAGGTGCTGGAGAGCTTCGACGAGGGCGCCTTCGTGGAGCGCTGGGCGCAGGCGGTCCGGATGCCGCCGGCTCCCGGGTATCGCGTCCTCGTGGCGTGCGCGGGGCCGCGCGTGGTGGGCTTCGCCGCCGTCGCACCCGTCCCGCCGCCGAGGGAGGAGCCCTTGGCCGCACCGGGTGGCGTGATCCTCGCGCTCGAGGTGGACCCGCCGGAGCAGCGTGCCGGCCATGGCTCTCGCCTGCTGGCGGCCGCCGTCGACCTCCTGCGCGGGGACGGTGCCGACCAGGTCCAGACCTGGGTGATCGACGGCGACGAGGCACGCGACCGCTTCCTCGCCGGGGCCGGGATGGGACCGGACGGTGCCGTCCGGGACCTCAGCTCGGGAGAAGGTCCCGGTGGCGAGGCCTTCGTGGTGCGGGAACGCCGCTGGTACGCCTCGATCTAG
- a CDS encoding thymidylate synthase: MTSPVDASVPTPYEDLLRRVLETGTRKADRTGTGTRSLFGAQLRFDLQAGFPLVTTKRVHLRSVVYELLWFLRGDSNVRWLQEHGVSIWDEWAAPDGELGPVYGVQWRSWPTPDGGHVDQLAAVLDGLRRDPDSRRHLVSAWNVAQIPQMALAPCHAMFQFYVADGRLSCQLYQRSADMFLGVPFNIASYALLTHMVAQQVDLEVGDFVWTGGDCHVYDNHVDQVREQLSRTPFPAPRLELDRAPSLFDYTYEDVHVLDYRHHPAIKAPVAV, from the coding sequence ATGACGAGCCCGGTCGACGCGTCCGTGCCCACGCCGTACGAGGACCTGCTGCGCCGGGTGCTGGAGACGGGGACGCGGAAGGCGGACCGGACCGGGACGGGGACCCGCAGCCTGTTCGGTGCACAGCTGCGGTTCGACCTGCAGGCCGGCTTCCCTCTGGTGACGACGAAGCGGGTGCACCTGCGCTCGGTCGTCTACGAGCTGCTGTGGTTCCTGCGTGGGGACTCGAACGTCCGCTGGCTCCAGGAGCACGGCGTGTCGATCTGGGACGAGTGGGCCGCGCCGGACGGTGAGCTCGGCCCCGTGTACGGCGTGCAGTGGCGGTCCTGGCCGACGCCGGACGGCGGCCACGTCGACCAGCTCGCGGCCGTCCTCGACGGGCTGCGCCGCGACCCGGACTCGCGCCGGCACCTCGTCTCGGCGTGGAACGTCGCCCAGATCCCGCAGATGGCGCTGGCTCCGTGCCACGCGATGTTCCAGTTCTACGTCGCCGACGGACGCCTCTCGTGCCAGCTCTACCAGCGGTCGGCGGACATGTTCCTCGGGGTGCCGTTCAACATCGCCTCCTACGCGCTGCTCACCCACATGGTGGCCCAGCAGGTGGACCTGGAGGTCGGCGACTTCGTGTGGACCGGCGGCGACTGCCACGTCTACGACAACCACGTCGACCAGGTCCGCGAGCAGCTGTCCCGCACGCCGTTCCCGGCACCGCGGCTGGAGCTGGACCGAGCGCCGTCGCTGTTCGACTACACCTACGAGGACGTGCACGTGCTGGACTACCGGCACCACCCGGCGATCAAGGCGCCGGTGGCGGTGTGA